GCAGTTAAAGCAAGCCTAGAGGCAGCAATACCAGTTACGAGGCTAATACAATAATCCACCATTCACACTGTTGCCAAATTAAATTTTCAAAGGTGTCTCTCATCACAGAATCCTAAAATGTTGAGCTGAAACATAATTTACAGGTATTCTAATTCAGTTCTCTCATTTTATAAGAGGGGAATGGAAGCTGAAAAGAGTAAAGGGATTTGCCTGTGACCTCATAGATAGTCATTGTTCGAACAAATAGTACTGGAACTTAAGTCTCATATGTTGTGCTTAATTCTTCCCAAAAATCTTCATGGATTTCCACTCCACAATTTAATTAAATACAGTTACCCAAAGCCTTGTCTCTTTTCCCCTCAGAATCCAGGTCCTATTACCTAGATGGACAAATCTCCCCAGAGGAGTCTCTATGGTTTTCAGTTCCCTCTTCGTTCCTGATCTTTGGGATTCCCTGGAGCTCaactctgcattttatttatttatttttagttaaaaggAAGCTTTTATTAACAGGAAAGTTTTTCTTAATTCATATAAGATCCATCTTTAATATTAAATAGGATAATATACTCCATAGTCCGACTCTAATTCTAACCCATGAACACTTTATTCCAGTTTAGTCCTCTCAGATGCTTgctatgttatttatattttaacaggTAAAAGCCATTAACTACTAGCTACTTCACTAAAAGTAACTAcattggaaaatgaaaatttatagaaTTTTGTCATTAGATCAgagtaaaaaaatcaaacaggataaaattttgtttagaaatcTTTATCATTAGGGTATTCTTACACTTTTCAGAACAAGtataattttcagaaattatACAAGGCAACTtattaaatatcaatatttagCAATGTTTTGTTTAgttgaaatgttattttaattgtaaaaaccATCTCCGgttacaaaaaaaatcaaaaatcttATTGGCTTTAACTTGCTTTTACAAACGTCCTAAGAAGTCTCAAGCTAAACAATATTTTAAGTCgaaaaacaataattttcaaataGTTTGTTATACTATTTTTGTGgtttatgtacatatattaacTGGTTTCTTTTATAGGAAACCTGACTAGAAGTTTATCACTTTAAGTACTGTGAAATAAAGGCAAGAGCTCATCACCTTTTAACAAAAATACTCTGTATGCAACAATTCCCAGTATCAaagatattcttatttatttagtggTGGATAATTAATTGCCTgctacaaaatacaaaacaaaatacatttactGGATTAGATTTCACATTGCAGCTGCCCTCTGGCATCCAAAGCAAGGGTTTCCATAAATAAAAGCTGCAAAGCAATTCACCTACTGGTTAGTTTAGGTCAATGATTTTTTTCAccctattattcttttttcttctccacgGCCCCCATCCCCTGCAGGGACACGgtattattaaaaacattaagtCCCTGGAATTTATGCATCAGAGCAAGACATCATTTGAGTAATTTCAAATGATGTACAGCTCTTCATGtaaaaaaagatgttttgtgGTCATAATTCACTTCAAAAAGTAATTAGATTCAAATAACCTGGCATATCATGCTTTAGCAATTACAGAACCATGATTTTGACACATGGCAATTTATAAGTTAGGCAAATGTGAAATGCTAAAAGATGTGAACAGCTGTTCTTCTGTTTAAGTTTAGAGTGCTGCAAAATTCTGGCAATGACTTTTTCAGTTAACATGACCAGCCCACGATACAGCATACTAAGTCATAAAGTACAAATCCAAGGAAGGTAATACCTTTACTAAGTTACAAAACTTTGGCAAACCAATACAGTACTCTTTAACACAGTAAAGTATATTTTTGTTGGCGTCATTTATTACTTTTGTGATAGTTTTTACTCCAAAAATGTTAAGTACCAAATTAAAACATTGTGATTTTTAATGGTGGTTTATAGCAGAGCAAATTATTTTATACAAtcaatgtctttttaaaactatacAGTTTCTCCTTTAAAAGTGAGTTCCCTCATGCAAGTTCTACAAGTTTATTGCAGCAGGGTAGTCGTGGGTATGTAAGAGGTGGCTCTGCTTGGTTCTGGGGTTGGTCCAAAACTAGGTAGAGTTCCAATGCATGAAAAGCTTTAAAATTCTACCTTAAGGAGGTTTAATCAGCCAATATCAATTTTCAAGTGCTTTTCAAAAATTGTTAAATTGTTACATAAATACTGGAATCCTCAAAATCAGGCAGTCATTTCAGACAACACTAATTTCAGCCGATCCCTTTTATTTAGAAACACTGCAGCTCTTGGCTTTGATCAAGTCAAATAGTCTTTCTTCAGcttatcaaaaaacaaaattctaccgaaaatatagttgtatttttatttatttatttttaaaaattaatttattttatttatttatttttggttgcgttgggtcttcgttgctgtgcgcgagctttctctagttgtattgatcagcttctcattgcggtggcttctcttgttgcagagcaccaggctctaggcgcacaggcttcagtagttgtggcgcgtgggctcagtagctgtggctcgcgggccctagggCACAGGATCAAGTAGTatgtggcgcccaggcttagttgttctgtggcatgtggaatcttcccggactagggctcgaacccgtgtcttctgcattggcaggcggattctcaaccactgcgccaccagggaagacctgtatttttttaaaataacaaataaatatactgTCAGCTTGTAGAGACCTGGGGAACTGGGTGTTGTTTATCAACTTTCATTATGATTTCTTCACAAATGCTGCTGCCGCTGTTGGTGTCCTTATGCTCCCTCTTGCCGAAGCCGTCAATCCCTCAATTTCAGCATTTAATTTATGTATTACCCACTCCATTTGCTTCTCGGCCTTTATTAGCATTTGACGGTATCGTACTTGCCATCAGTCCTTCGAGGTTAACTGCTGAGACTGACTTCTTTCATGGTAATTATGGCTTCTTGAGTCAAAACAGTTTTTTCTGGGTCTTGAGGCAGTGGTTTGTATATGTCTCTCATCTACTGAAACCATATTTGTAGATGAAATATTAGtagatttaatttcctttgttttctctacGGGATCCACTACAGAATGTTCTTGCATATATGTTTTGGTTCTTGCTGTAACAATAAGAGATTTCACAATGAAGGCCGTCCCCACTCTGTGCTGAGAAGTCTATGGCTGTGCAGTTTTCCAGAgggatctatgtgtctgtccaATGCATCGACTCCAAACACACTCGGATTCATAGGGTTTGGGTATTTCTGCATTGCAGCTGTTGTAACAGTTTCCCATGGGTGGTCAAAGACGTGCTCCGACGTCCAGATCTTCATGGTGCCGGCGGCCCGCGCGGTGTCCGGGTGTCGGCAAAGAAGCCACTCTTGCCCCCGCCCCGCCTCTCAGCCGCCaactctgcattttaaaacataCCATATTTCTTCTAACAAGTTTGGGTGTTCACAGCAAGAGGAATCTTAGGTTATCTTGTCCAAAATAATTGCTATATGATTACTTATTTAATGCCTGTATTTACTGCTAGACTACAAGCTTCCTGGACAGGTTCTGAGTCACTACTGTTACATGCAATATCTAGCATAGTGTTcacatatagtaggtactcaatgcATATttgtagaaagaatgaatgagtaaatgactatctaaatattcattcaacaaatgtttatgagAGCCTACATTGTACCAGAATAGAGTAAGCTTACCGATGATTATGCATTTGGTTAATATTTCTTGAGTTAGAGTGAGTAGCTAGCCATTTGGGAGAGAGGGAAACTGGATTTCTCCCTTACTCCTGGGGGATGGTGATATAAATTTTAGGTGGATTcaagatttaaaatgaaaaccaaaaatgtaaCAGTACAACAAGAAAACACAGTAGAATGTGTTTAGAATTTTGACACAAAACCTAAAAGTAGTGACCTAACAATCTGATAAATTTTCATacataaactttaaaactttttgcaTGGAAGAATACCTGGAACataaacatagaaataaataagaatctgGTGTTGTAGTGACTAGAATAACTTTGCAACCAACATGAAAAGTCAAAGGGCTAATTTTCTTccatgtaaatatttacaaatatacaaACTACAGCCCAGCAGCACATTAGCAAAGCGGGTTGTAGACTGGAAGGAGAAGTTCTCAGATAAAGATACATGGCTGGCTTATAAACATAGCAAAACATGTTCTGCAGCATCGAAATTCAAATTGAAACAACACTTGCCATTTTTAGGCTATCAGAAGGACAAATATAAAAAAGTTTGCTAATTCACACTGTTGGGGGAGTGTGGAAAAACAGATATTTTCTATGGGTATTTGGTTGAATTGTTATGATTTCTATAGATGGCATATTGGTAAtctctatcaaaaatttaaaagttcataTTCTTTTGCCTCACAGTCccatttccagaattttattttacagacatactttataatatagatatactatgtagatatagatataatttaAGTATGCAAAGGAATGTTCAAAGATGTTCCAATTTCACTTCATTCCCTATTTTTGCTATATatttctccatagcatttataCTCTTCTAAGATGCTTTATGATCTATTTGTATGATCTATCTGTACAAACAGAATCATACCATTGGGTATGGTATGCTTCTGtttgtataaatgaaaataaatgtagtaaatatatataaatacaaacatatgtatatggacacatttatacatatgtatgtatacatgcatagATATGCACATATACTTCTGTGAGTGGATgagtagataggtagatagatagctACACTTATTTCTTTAAAGATCCTGATAACATGTGTGTTTGGACAGGGAGACTGGAGAAATAGGGGTCTGGGTTGGAtaaaaacttacttttaaaaatacactttacgggcttcactggtggcgcagtggttgagagtccacctgccgatgcaggggacgcgggttcgtgccccggtccgcgaagatcccatatgctgcggagcggctgagcctgtgagctatagccgctgagcctgtgcgtccagatcCTGTttcccacaacgggagaggccacaacagtgagaggcccgtgtactgctaaaaaaaataaataaataaataaaattctgtatgtataacaacattgttaatcaactgtactccaatataaaataaaaagttaaaaaatatactttatgtaTCTGTGTTTTGCTTTAGAGTatacaattaattaaaatatcaacatctgttgaaatgaatatatatgtataagttcTGAAATTGAAGATAGCTCAAGGGAGATGTATGtctttaaatgacaaattatgGATGTAGAATCACAAATAATTGTGAGAATAACTTAAGGAAGAAAATAGGAGATATCTGAATAATGGTGTCTTAACATGCAGTCATTCCAATGTGCttaaattccaaaataatatCTATACTCTGTCCCATTAGAATGTGTCAGTCTTAtaagtattacttttatttttttccaaaagaaaatattaatagggGTTATCTGGGCTAGGAGATTATAGCACATTTCttctcctttgtattttattgtatttaagaaaggaaaaaaagaaagaaagacagaaagaaggaaaagaaagaaagaaagagaactcaGTATGTATTATATTAGGgggaaatatgttttaaaagaagaatttaaaagccAAATACAGAAGAGTAATAGGAATCTGTAAGAAGAATATAGGATTAAGCTAAAAGCTCTTTACAAACATTGGGTTAAAATGGACTTTTAAAACTGTatgctcagcttttttttttttttttttttcgcggtcctctcactgttgtggcctctcccgttgcggagcacaggctccggacgcacaggctcagcggccatggctcacgggcccagccgctccgcggcatgtgggatcttcccggaccggggcacaaacacgtgtcccctgcatcggcaggcggactctcaaccactgcgccaccagggaagcccaaaactgtaTGCTCAGcttttttattgaaaaagaaattgataatACCATCGGTGGAGATAGACGGTGCTACATTATCTTAAGACTGAGCAGGAAGTACAGCTTCTCAACTCCAGTTTTGTAATATCTCCATCAAGAAGAATAACTTTCAAGACCAGAAAAAACATTAAGAACTACTTGAATATCAAGATAGTTTAAGAGATTGTTACTGTTCAAGTGTAACTAATTGCttcttgtttgtcttttcttccccCCACTTTTAAATGAGTTCACTTCTTTTGGCCCAGAGGATTATATATCAgagtattgaaaatatttatggaattgaTCTCAGAACCATTGTAATCTTCTAAAAATTACAGAGACCAATTGGGAAAGGTCTGAGAAGGCTATAGGTGGGAAATGTTTGATTAGCTTTGGAGAGGCACATGGATTTTGGAAACTACACATCTATGACTGATATAAATTCCAGGCAAACTGTAGAAGCTTGACATTGGACCCTTCACAATCAGGCTTTAAGTTAAAATACCCTTTCAGTCATCTATCACTAGGTCTTTTGTGCATCCTCCTCTCTAGTTACACAAGATTGTTCATCCTCTCCAAGCTTTTTCCAACTCCATTCTTGGGCTCAAACTCCTCCTCTCACTATGCATTCTCTTCCATCAAGTGCCGCCGGTAAAAACCCCACTCTTCACTTAAGGTCTACTTCAAAGGCCCCTCAAATGAACCTCAGGCTGGAATGaatctctttcttctttgctccTTTTGTGTTCTATGAGCAACATGTATCATCTAATGCAATTGTCCTACTAACTTAGTTGTATACATATCATTGAGTTGTAAAAGttgaaagtgaaaacaaaaaagttgAAACTGGAAAGAAGGGCTCTGAGATAATCCTATTTTCCTCACTCTATTTGTTTTGAGGGCAGGATCAAGTCATATCTGGTTTTTAAATCTCTGGCTTGACTCCTTCCTTTATCATCTTGTTTTCGAccaaaaacaatcaaaaacaaaaaacaacaaaggagAGTTCCTGTGTAAAGTTTCCCGCATTATTGCACCCTGTGGTACATTTTATAGATCTAGTTAAAGCTTTGATATCAGAGCCATGTACAATTTTAGGTTTATCTAAAGACATTATAAATAACCATGTGGATTTTAGGGACATTTTTCAGATTATTAGATGGCATTTGGTTTTCACTAGTTATTTTATTACCAAATCATCTGGTCAAAGCAACATATATTGGGCATTTACTTGCTTCTTACTTTAAACTTAACTaactacatttaaatattaaattaaacacACTAAGTCGTGTCATTCTTCTGGAATGGTGTAGGTGTATTTCTAGGAGCAGTGtgtcaatttaaaaaagtttgaaaacgtATTTTGTCTCACAAAACGGGAACTCCTACCGTTGACTCCTAGTTATTACAGttgattttaagttattttataagTTTACCCCAGTAGGTGTCAGTACTGAGTTAAGGCAAAAATCCTTTTTCCAagtgtaaaattttaattaaatcaatgTAAAAGGTTCAGACGATGATGAAGAGACGGTATAATAGTGACATCATTTATTTCTAGAGGGTTCAAAACTCATTTCTGGGGGTTCAAAAGAGACGGGGTCTCGCTATGTTGCCCAGGCTGGAGTGCAGTGGCTATTCACAGGCGCGATCCCACTACTGATCAGCACGGGAGTTTTGACCTGCTCCGTTTCCGACCTGGGCCGGTTCACCCCTCCTTAGGCAACCTGGTGGTCCCCCGCTCCCGGGAGGTCACCATATTGATGCCGAACTTAGTGCGGACACCCGATCGGCATAGCGCACTACAGCCCAGAACTCCTGGACTCAAGCGAtcctcctgcctcagcctcccGAGTAGCTGGGACTACAGGCACGCGCCACCGCGCCCGGCGGCGAGAACCAGCGAAAGAGAAAACTAGAGGCTGAGGTGTGGTGACGTCATCAGCTGTGCCCGCCTAGATTATTTCCAAGCTTCCTCTTCACACCAGCGTAACAGCGTAGCCACACTGCGCACGCGTCCTTTGTCAGCACTGCCTTCTGGGTAAGCTGTCTGAAAATTTTGAAGAGCGCCTGCGTGCGTTCCGTCTTTCCTTTTGCCTTGTTGCAGCCAAGGAAGCAACATGGGGCACCAGCAGCTTTACTGGAGCCATCCGAGAAAATTCGGCCAGGGTTCTCGTTCTTGGTGAGAAACAATGTAGCTTCAGGGAAGGGTTGCTCTGGGGCGCGACGCTGCTTGAAATGTACTGTGGAGGAGCCCGCGGGCGGCGCGGCGTGGGGAGACGGAATCGTAGCTGTGTCTGCCGCCATTACAGGCCTGTGATGGGTCCGTGGAGACCGGCAGGCAGTGCGGGTGGTGGCCTCCCGAGTGCCGAATACTTTACTTTCTGCGACTTGGGGTAACGTCATCTCTTTCCTTGCAGCCGCGTCTGCTCAAACCGGCACGGTCTGATCCGGAAATACGGCCTCAATATGTGCCGCCAGTGTTTCCGCCAGTACGCGAAAGACATCGGCTTCATTAAGGTACGGCCGTCGACGCCGTGCTCTCCTGTGTCCGTGAGGGGCCGACGAACGGGTAGTTCGTGGTGTGGGCATTTGACCAACGCCGCTTTCCGCTTGTAGCTAGCAGGGCCCTTCCTTGGTAGCGTATGACACTGTTGAGAGAGTTTTGGCAGTCACGTTAATAGAatggaggtggaggtgaaggCCTTAAAAGTAgactttctcattcctttttaccCACTTCTGACAGTTTTAGGTGCTATGTATAATGTTGCATAAAATTACTTTTCAGGAACAATTAAATACTAAATGTCTAATCGTATTTAGCTAATTTTAGCAGAATACATATGTTGTCCGCTGTCCTGAAATGTTGGATAGGGCCGTGCAGTGGAATGAGCTTGAGGTTTGGGGCCAGGTAGACCTTTTTAGGATTCAGAGATCTGAATCCTAGTcgtgtgactttggtcaagtcACTCAAAGCTAAGTATTTgcctgtgaaaaataaatgtcagggTTGTTGTagaaattaatgtatatatgAAGCTTTCTTGGCTCCTAAAAATCGCTTAAATGCTAGAAGTGAAAACTAATTCCTTATTGGCCCTTTGAGATACAAAAGAACAGTCACTACCTTTTTATTCATAATTAGAGCTCAAAAATATCGAGTAGaacgtattttttaaaattaggtgtCTTTATGTTTTAGTGTTACAGTGGATATAAGTTGTTTAATGTGAGATTTCTGTGACAGGAACAAAGTATCTTAAACTTTTGGCTTTGACCAAATActtaagagtatgtttagtatTACTTTGTGGAAGTTCAGATAACTTAGTTGGAGGTAGTAGATCAGAGAATGGCCCCAAACCCGGTAATTTTGTGTCCCATTTTTCAGAggttaagattaaatgagttaatttatgaACGGCTCCTTAGAATAGTGGTAGAATTTGCTGCCTACTTAATGACCATCCTGAGCTTTTGGTAAAGATCATTTTATGTAGTAGTGTTTTTCTAGCGGGAAATGTCTTTGATGGTAGAAGTGGGTATACCAGTATTAAAACTCACTGTCTAAAATATAATTGTTGAGATTTTTGGAGCAGTttgtagtaggtgttcagtaaatatttaagttCTTTAGATTGCCATAACTAGTTGGGGTGGTCAGATTTCCAGTTTAAACCTTATTCTATAATGAGCCCTTTTTTTCCCTGAGAATGAAATGGATATTTAAAGCGTTATGCATTAATTCATTTCctatctgccttttttttttgcagttggaCTAAGTGTGAACTTCTTGAATGGGTCATCACGCATATCTACCTTCCTCAGAAACAATACTAActctttgtatataaaataaaaaatttaaaacttcagttATGAATGTTTTTCATGTGAATGTAATAGCCAATTGTTcatagaaatcttttaaaaattatcttcagtGGATTCGTCTTCACAATATGTGTCTTATTTTCCTTCAGCTATATAAAAGTATTCTTGCTGGACTCTGGTAAatcccagttttatttttatacttaacaTCTTTTGTTCCATGAAGTGCCCACTATATATAGGAGCATCCAGCATATAACCTGAGACAAATTGTCTTTTGAGTAGTTGACTGGCTACAGTGAGCTGGGCAGTGAAAGTAAAACTACAGAAAATTGATTTTGAGAAAGAAGGCTAGCACTAAAACCTGCTCTGAGCATTTACCTGGTGGTGGCAGTCCTAGCTTTTGGTATAATTAGCAAAACTTGTAAATTTCTCAATTATTTGTATgtggaaggggtggggtggggagtgattAAAATGGGTCTTGTGAGCAAAAGTAGATCTTTAGTGGGGCAGGGGTAGAGACAGGGAAACGAGTCTATTGGAATATTTTAGGCAAATGATCTTGGTTTGGGCTAGGATAAGAGTAGTTGAAGTAGTCACAGTGACCTCTTGAAGAGGAAAAAGActggatttgctgatggattagtTGTGGAAGAGCAAAGGATGACTCCAAgggttttggcctgagcaactggaagggtAGAGTTACTATTGAGCTAGGACTGAGAAGTTGTTTTAGCGAAGAAAAAGTTCAGCTTATAGCATATTAAATTCAAAATGCTTATTAGACATTCACGTGGAGCTGTGAAGTAGGCATTTATCTGGAGTTGACAGGAGCTTGGGACTGGAGATGCAACTGGTTGTCCTCAGTATGAATAATTGATGCTATTTGTGGATCTCATCCTTGTGACTGGATGAGATCTAAGCCCTAAAGTCTAAGGATTGAATAATACATGGAGAAGACTGTTCTGGGTTATTCCAGGGACAGGTGGGAAGATGAGGATTCAACAAAGTAGACAGACGGAGAACCAAAAAGTGGCATACTAGAAGCCAAGCAGGACGTGATCAACTGTAACTGCCTCTTAAAATTGGTCGGTACAGTGTCATCCAACAGGAGAGAAAGTGTGCCAATGGAAGCTGGAGTGGAAAAAAAAGCATCTTAACTGACTGGTTAAATTAGCTGTGAAATTTTCAAAAACAGTGCAACACATTGCTAGTTTAAGAACCTTAAAGGGAGCTCATGAAAGCTAGGGACACTGAAGCTTAGGTCTCGAGAGCTTCATGGTAAATTCACCTCTACTGACCCTGAATCCCAGGAGTACATGATAATTCTATGGTGGACCTCCCAtgaagtttctgtttttttgtttttttaacatagtGTTGCTGGGGAAGTGTCTTTAGGGAACAGCTAGGTTTTAAACAGGAAGAGGAGGTGGATAGAATTTTGGTAGAGGAGATTGAGGATGTGGGAGTTTTCTGATGTAGTTAGAGTGCGTGGGTGAGAAGCAGTGCCAGCTGAGCAGTTGTAAAAGTAGGTGAGAAAGAGAGGCTTATTCATAATGGTTTAGGAAAATGAGGTCTGGTATGTGTTTGAGAGTTttggggaagaaatggacacCGCTCTAATGGGATAGTCCTGGGTAAATGCACCTGTAAGAATTATGCATTGGTTGAGGGAATGTGTGGAAGGGAACATTCCCTAGCCAgtccctggtgtgtgtgtgtgtgtgtgtgtgtgtgtgtgtgtgtgtgtgtgtgtgtgtgtgtgtgtgtgtgtgtgtgtgtgtgtgtgtgtgtgtgtgtgtgtgtgtgtgtgtgtgtgtgtgtgtgtgtgtgtgtgtaagggaaCATTCcctagcgtgtgtgtgtgtgtgtaagggaaCATTCCCTAGCCAGtccctgctgtgtgtgtgtgtgtgtgtgtgtgtgtgtaagggaaCATTCCCTAGCCAGtccctgctgtgtgtgtgtgtgtgtgtgtgtgtgtgtgtgtaagggaaCATTCCCTAGCCAGtccctgctctgtgtgtgtgtgtgtgtgtgtgtgtgtgtaagggaaCATTCCCTAGGtccctgctctgtgtgtgtgtgtgtgtgtgtgtgtgtgtgtaagggaaCATTCCCTAGCCAGtccctgctctgtgtgtgtgtgtgtgtgtggaagggaaCATTCCCTAGCCAGtccctgctgtgtgtgtgtgtgtgtgtgtgtgtggaagggaaCATTCCCTAGCCAGtccctgctctgtgtgtgtgtgtgtgtgtggaagggaaCATTCCCTAGCCAGtccctgctctgtgtgtgtgtgtgtgtgtgtgtgtgtgtgtgtgtgtgtgtgtggaagggaaCATTCCCTAGCCAGtccctgctctgtgtgtgtgtgtgtgtgtgtgtggaagggaaCATTCCCTAGCCAGtccctgctgtgtgtgtgtgtgtgtgtgtgtgtgtgtgtgtgtggaagggaaCATTCCCTAGCCAGtccctgctgtgtgtgtgtgtgtgtgtgtgtgtgtgtgtgtggaagggaaCATTCCCTAGCCAGtccctgctctgtgtgtgtggtggtagTGGGTACGAAGGCTGGTGTGCACAGCTGGTCTTCCCTATTAGTGGTTGAATAACTTACTGCTAaagattctattttaaaatgtatgtgccAGACGTTCTTAATACCCACAACACACTGTAAGGTTGGAAGACTGTACCTCTTGTCCCCAAAGATAATTACATGATGGCAAGCACTACTATTTTCATATTTACCACAGCATGTAGCATGATACCTTGTATATTAATAGTAGGTCCTGAATTGTTGAATTAAATTCCCTAGTAAAACtcaataatgttttgttttttataaatttattttatttttggctgcgttgggtcttcattgctgcgcatgggctttctgtagCTGCGGCgtgcgggggctgctcttcgttgcagtgcatgggctctaggcgtgtgggcttcagtagttgtggctcacgggctctagagcacaggttcagtagtggcgcatgggcttagttgatcggca
Above is a genomic segment from Tursiops truncatus isolate mTurTru1 chromosome 2, mTurTru1.mat.Y, whole genome shotgun sequence containing:
- the RPS29 gene encoding small ribosomal subunit protein uS14 yields the protein MGHQQLYWSHPRKFGQGSRSCRVCSNRHGLIRKYGLNMCRQCFRQYAKDIGFIKLD